TAGATCTTAAAagaatgttaaaatattttttggggggcaggtTTGATCCTAAACTGACCTGTGTTCCTGATCGAGTGCGCAGAAAAATGTCACTCAAATTATGGAGCACTGTCCaaaaagatatgtttttttttatcagggaAAACCTTTTCACTTGTGAATTAATTCCCCTGACATTAGCACAATAGATTTTTGATAAGCAATCGAAATGACCTTCAAGTAGCTCTCCGGCCAACAGGCGTCCTTGCCAGCTTCCTAATTACTCATATAGAGCCACACACACGCTCACAAAAACTTTTACATTTGGGGAGCCAGCGTCCCGATAAGAAAGGAGCGACAAGAACAGAATGCTGGGCTTGGACCCGCAGCCATTGTGTCCCAATACAATATACGACTTCCTCTACATGACAGACGACGCAACTCGTGCACAAAATAACACTCATACAcactaaaaaacatgcattttgactATCACACACAAATATTACCCTGTTTGTTGATTGCATGTTATTAACCTTaatgaaaatgtttcattttctgattaccaacaatgctttttattgtattactccaaagaaaacaaaaaatatattacatacatgtgtatatggaCACACCTAAAcaaacatgcacatacatgagTGGTTGCAGGCAGCATGGCACCAAGGCAACTTCCTTTGGAGACATGGCCAAGTGCgagtgagggagggaggaaaagaCCCAAGTAAGAGCAAGAGAGGGAGAGTGAGAAGGTCCACCACAAAAGTATGTCCCtcacacaaactcacacacacacactcaaagtgTTCTCTCATCACTCACAACTCGCTTGTGACTTTCTCTATTTTGGGACGCGATTCATCCACAGATTTGGATCGATTACCTGCAAACTTTCATCAGTTGAACCGCTACTGCTCGTTTTCCTGCCTTGCTTAAAGTTACCTGGACAAACTTGTTGCTGCTTGCTGACCTGGGTTCTACCATACAAGTTTCAAGACAAAAGTTGCTTTACATCATCAGCGACATTATCAGGTAGTTGGTACAGAAttgtaaaacacacacacacacacatgcaagcaTATGTCAGGAGTTCtccattttttatattaataaaaaatatatatatatatatctacactTTACTCAAACTAACACTCAATTTCTCCCATTTCAACTTTGAGCTTATTTAAGATGGCACAATTAGTCCtgctttaatattattttatttattttgcattttcatttacaatatcctatgtatattttttaaagaatatagtTTACACTTGTAATTTGCATTAGAATCACTTTTTACTGCTACAATGCGTAATTGTTCAgtaaatccagaaaaaaaacttgttactTTATTAGAGCACAAAACACTATAAATttgtaaggaaaaaaatcaatattaaatagtggttaaaaacaacaaaacataattTGCACCAAACCAATGCAATTTTGATTAATAATTTTCAACAAAATGATACTCTTATCATTTCAGTCTAAATCCTATGACTTTTCCgcttgttttattttagtgCAGTTTAATCCATCTGGAATAATACATTACCAATATTTAATAGTTTAACGGTAATTTAATTTTACTTGGTTCAACACAGCCTGaggtgcaagtgtgtgtgtgtgtatgtgcattatTGTTGCAGGATACAGAACAATGCTGTGggcttgacacacacacacacacacacacacacacacacacacacacacacacacacacacacacacacacacacacacacacacaaacagaggtCAAGCAATAGTCTATGTGAGGAAGTAATATTGTTATTAAGTATCCCAAGAGCGCttgaacacacatacacacacatttggtTGCCCCAAAACAACAAGGGAACTGGATTGAACTCTTTGAGTGCCAGTTCAAGTTCCATTACGCgtgtgctgtggtagttagtagaagttggatgtctattgccgtaAATGGCAGACAGAGAGATGTCAAACTCtgctaaaaatatatctttgaTTATTTCTGCGGTTTATGGTTTGATCAAATGTTTGTGTCCTAAGGCTGTGGAGACTCCAAATAAAGTGGGGTTTTTATACAGCAtgacctatttaaaaaatagcttgAAGCACATAGACCTTGATGCCAATCACACTTACACAATACACAATAAAACCCATAAAAAACAGTCAATCttcattgaggaaaaaaatcaaattctctAAACTTTTTGGGTCATTCTTATAAATGATTATCActcaaaaaggacattttgggtcatgatGCCCATGTtagaaatgcaataaaatggaaaaagatgGAATTAATACCAATAACATAATGCTAACAGTCAACTTATAATGATAGTTGTATTCAAATGAATGGATTTCCATTTGGTGGGTGGAATCTGGTGGGTAAtacttttgtgtctgtgtgtgtgtgggagtgaATGTTTCCCATCCCATGGGAGCACCAGCGTCGAGTGTGGGAACTGAAATTGAAGCTATAGTAAGACAGAACAAACATGACATTGATATTTTTTGAACAAGGTCAAGCTAAAATATTCCTGATCTTCTGTGAACCATTACCATAAAAGCATGTTGGCAAATCTTGCAAAAATATCTTGCAAACCTGCCTGTATCCTAAAATGACCTGAAAAACTTTAATAATTGCCATTGTATGTTTTAATCCTCAAGGTAAGAACAGGAATCTGGGCGAGTGGTTGCTGGTGAGGAAATGGCAGACTGGAGTCTACTGGGAAACTTCCTGGAGGAAGTACAGGAACACTCCACCTCTATTGGCAAGGTACAAACAAGTGCACATATATATGTTGGAGAATATATACgtcaaaaacacatttacaataacaaaacaactTAACCCTGACAGGTGTGGTTGACCATCTTGTTCATCTTTCGCATTTTGGTTTTGGGGACGGCGGCTGAGTCGTCTTGGGGGGACGAGCAAGAAGACTTTAACTGCGATACGGAACAACCCGGCTGTGAGAACGTTTGTTACGACAGAGCCTTCCCCATCGCGCACATACGTTACTGGGTAGGTTTTGCCGACTTCCATGTAAGGTCAAAGACATCCAAATTGGTACATTCGAGCAGAGTTCATCAATATTTGCAAAAGGCCGCAATTAGGACAGTACTAGGTATATCAGCACAGTTATTTATGGTCTTAATTAGGTCTTAACATCTCATTGGTAGGCACAATCATTCTTTTTCATCTGCCAACCTTCGTCAAtcgaaatgaattggacatatttTATTGCCAGGTCCTCCAAATTGTGTTCGTGTCGACGCCCAGTCTGGTCTACATGGGCCACGCCATGCACACGGTGCGCAGGGAGGAAAAGCGGCGCAACCGGCTGGAAGACGAAGGAGGCGAGGATGACAACGACGACCCGGGAGGGggtgacgacgacgatgatgacagTAGCAAGGGTGGGGGTAAAGGCAGGAAAGCCATGTCCTCAGGCAGGGTGCGCCTAAAAGGGGCGTTGCTCCAGACATATGTGCTGAGCATCCTCGTTAGGAGCATCATGGAGGTAAATGCTGATTATGTCTGCATTTTCAGTGGCAGCTTACTgatctggtgtttttttttgtataggtGGTATTCCTCTGCCTGCAGTACTTCTTGTATGGAATATTTCTTCATCCGCTCTATGTTTGCAAGGTGGAACGCACAGCATtattttcaatgtgtttttgggtttttttaaatgactgtcTGTGGGTTTGTGTGTTTAGGCCTGGCCGTGTCCACACCCGGTTAACTGTTATGTATCGCGGCCCACGGAGAAGAACGTGTTCATCGTCTTCATGTTGGCTGTGTCGGGTGTCTCTTTGGTGCTTAGCGTGCTGGAGTTGCACCACCTGGCCTGGAAACATTGCTGCAGGTAAGTGGATTTACttcaaaatgacaatttaaaacTTGTTTCAATTTGTACTTATAACTTGACTTTTTCTAGTTGAAAATATGGACTGTTTCAGGACagttaagttttttattttcagaaccccacccaaaaaaataaaaaaattctcatGTGAATCCAAATAAGAtaaaatcttttcattttggAAGACTGTTTCTGGTTTGTTTATCTACTAACTAAATGCCGCCTACGTAATAcagttattttggaaaaaatgttatttggggACATTTGACTGAGATGGACTTGGGAAATGCTTTTCAACAGAAATAAAGAGATTTTTATAATATACAGGaataaatacaggaaaacaATCTCTTTGTTCTGTTTCCAGGCATATTTTGGCGTCCAAGAAGACGGCGCCCGCCGTGGAGTCGTCTCAGTCCAAACAGGTCTTGCTGTCTCCACCGCCGCCCCCCACGCCGCCTCCCGACTTCAGTCAATGCGTGATGGGATCCTCGCATTTCCTGGCGCCTCCTTTCCCCAACCACGGGCTGGCTCACCAACAGAACTCGGTCAACATGGCCGCCGAGCAACACAAGATGGTCGACCAAGAGGGCCTGCTGCAGATGAGGTGCTACTCGCCCGGCTGGCGCAATGGCGCCGACCTGGCAGCCTATTATGACGCCGCTGGCTGCCTGCAGATCCAAAATAGCGGCGCAGAGCGTATGCTTCTGTGCGCCAATGCCGAGGCCGGCATCAGGTGTGACGGGGACAAACGACGCTTGAGCAAAACCAGCGGCGCGAGCAGCCGAACGCGAGCCAATGATCTCGCCATCTGACAATGGAAGCCATCTTTTGTTCATTTGCAAGACTTT
The nucleotide sequence above comes from Stigmatopora nigra isolate UIUO_SnigA chromosome 12, RoL_Snig_1.1, whole genome shotgun sequence. Encoded proteins:
- the LOC144205032 gene encoding gap junction alpha-5 protein-like, whose product is MADWSLLGNFLEEVQEHSTSIGKVWLTILFIFRILVLGTAAESSWGDEQEDFNCDTEQPGCENVCYDRAFPIAHIRYWVLQIVFVSTPSLVYMGHAMHTVRREEKRRNRLEDEGGEDDNDDPGGGDDDDDDSSKGGGKGRKAMSSGRVRLKGALLQTYVLSILVRSIMEVVFLCLQYFLYGIFLHPLYVCKAWPCPHPVNCYVSRPTEKNVFIVFMLAVSGVSLVLSVLELHHLAWKHCCRHILASKKTAPAVESSQSKQVLLSPPPPPTPPPDFSQCVMGSSHFLAPPFPNHGLAHQQNSVNMAAEQHKMVDQEGLLQMRCYSPGWRNGADLAAYYDAAGCLQIQNSGAERMLLCANAEAGIRCDGDKRRLSKTSGASSRTRANDLAI